A genome region from Diorhabda carinulata isolate Delta chromosome 2, icDioCari1.1, whole genome shotgun sequence includes the following:
- the LOC130903461 gene encoding methanethiol oxidase-like, giving the protein MKSGGPGYASPLDAMKYGPRENLLYVVCINPHGGEDLLATVDVDPNSSQYCQIIHRLRTGNKNDELHHSGWNVCSSIHCSEGCSNGNARDKLVLPALGSDRIYVVDVGKNPRAPEFHKVVEGTEMRKFNCRTPHTAHCLANGEIMISIMGDNEGNAKSDFILLDSKTFEVKGTWVKNGKSAKFNYDFWYQPYFDVMVSTEWGVPKLFKHGYHKSHSENPDIYGRSLNFFSWSKRELIQTINLGEDGVAPLEVRFLHNPQEPQGYVGCAVKANVYRFYRKEDGTWAADKVIDIPPKKVSGWDDPYIQGMITDILISLDDKYLYLNNWLHGDVRQYDITDRAHPKLTGQVFLGGKILSDSDLHVLEDSELENQPEPVYIKGKRFAAGPQMMQLSLDGKRLYVTSSVLSTWDKQFYPEVIETGTKMVKLDIDPDKGGMKLDENFLVDFGEGPDGPLLAHEPRYPGGDCTSDIWLARE; this is encoded by the exons ATGAAATCTG GAGGACCTGGATATGCTAGTCCATTAGATGCTATGAAATATGGACCAAGAGAAAACTTATTGTACGTAGTTTGTATTAACCCTCACGGAGGTGAGGACCTTTTAGCTACTGTTGATGTGGATCCAAATTCATCGCAATATTGTCAG ATCATTCATCGATTAAGAACTGGTAATAAAAACGACGAACTCCATCATTCTGGTTGGAATGTATGTTCTAGCATACATTGTTCTGAGGGATGTTCCAATGGTAATGCACGTGATAAACTAGTATTACCGGCTTTAGGATCTGATAGAATCTACGTGGTAGATGTGGGAAAAAATCCAAGGGCTCCCGAGTTTCATAAG GTAGTGGAAGGAACCGAGATGAGAAAGTTTAATTGCAGGACTCCCCATACAGCACATTGCCTTGCTAATGGCGAAATAATGATATCGATAATGGGGGATAATGAAGGAAACGCGAAATCTGATTTTATCTTGTTAGACAGCAAAACGTTCGAAGTTAAAg GAACGTGGGTCAAGAATGGAAAATCTGCGAAGTTTAATTACGATTTCTGGTACCAACCCTACTTTGACGTGATGGTTTCTACAGAATGGGGAGTACCAAAGTTATTCAAGCACGGCTACCACAAATCCCATTCTGAAAATCCCGATATATACGGACGTAGCCTTAATTTTTTCTCATGGAGTAAAAGGGAGTTGATCCAGACAATTAATTTGGGCGAAGATGGTGTTGCTCCTTTGGAAGTTAGATTTCTACATAATCCTCAAGAACCTCAGGGATATGTAGGCTGTGCGGTTAAAGCCAATGTTTATAG GTTTTATAGAAAAGAAGATGGTACTTGGGCAGCCGACAAAGTCATAGACATTCCACCTAAGAAAGTCTCTGGATGGGATGACccttatatacagg GTATGATAACGGACATTTTGATATCGTTAGATGACAAATACCTATATTTGAACAACTGGTTGCATGGAGACGTTAGACAATATGATATAACAGACAGGGCTCATCCAAAACTAACAG GTCAAGTTTTCCTCGGCGGAAAAATTCTAAGCGATTCGGACCTCCATGTTTTAGAAGATAGCGAACTTGAAAATCAACCTGAACCAGTTTATATAAAAGGTAAACGATTTGCAGCAGGTCCTCAAATGATGCAACTCTCTTTAGACGGCAAAAGATTATATGTTACTTCCAGCGTCTTATCCACATGGGACAAACAATTCTATCCTGAGGTTATTGAAACTGGAACTAAAATGGTGAAACTCGACATCGATCCTGATAAAGGAGGAATGAAACTCGATGAAAACTTTTTAGTTGATTTCGGAGAAGGGCCCGATGGTCCTCTATTAGCCCACGAACCAAG